One region of Macadamia integrifolia cultivar HAES 741 chromosome 11, SCU_Mint_v3, whole genome shotgun sequence genomic DNA includes:
- the LOC122092865 gene encoding glycosyl hydrolase 5 family protein-like, translating to MAAGNFYTLFSLTVLLIISQQVFALPSLPLHTNSRWIVDEDDKRVKLACVNWAGHLPPLLAEGLSKQPLDTISKKIVSMGFNCVRLTWPTFMVTNDTLSSMTVHDSFQGYNLLESVAGLQVNNPSLLNITILQKLGENNVMVILDNHVSKPMWCCNRYDGNGFFGDRYFKPRTWLDGLYKIATIFNGVPNVIGISLRNELRGPGRNDSIWYNFMQKGAEVVHDANPNVLVIISGHDFDKDLRMLKNQPLHVSFKEKLVFELHWYSFAATDGWTNGNPNEGSYYYRGNIMARNEGYGVLNWDWSEVRNPSFMQRLSALQSPFRGPGLFDDEEYDVIYHPLKGLCIPKSPDAPPVVPVKLSSCVQPEAWTYTLEKNLQIKDSYYCLQADGEGKPVEFGTGSSCRSPSAKWERITTSKFHFSTIVGNTTLCLDIGSDNTIITNKCKCLTGSCEPASQWFHIIPSTIPYDF from the exons ATGGCCGCCGGGAACTTCTATACACTATTTTCCCTTACAGTTCTTTTGATCATCTCTCAGCAAGTATTTGCTCTGCCCTCATTGCCTCTTCATACAAATTCAAGATGGATTGTGGATGAAGATGATAAACGAGTGAAGCTAGCTTGTGTGAACTGGGCTGGGCACCTTCCACCATTGCTGGCTGAGGGTCTCAGCAAGCAGCCTTTGGATACAATATCTAAGAAGATTGTATCTATGGGATTCAATTGTGTTAGGCTTACATGGCCAACTTTCATGGTTACCAATGACACCTTATCCTCTATGACTGTTCATGACTCCTTCCAGGGCTACAACCTTCTTGAATCCGTTGCTGGCCTGCAAGTCAATAATCCTTCCTTGCTTAACATCACTATTTTGCAA AAGCTTGGGGAGAACAATGTGATGGTCATATTAGACAACCATGTAAGCAAACCTATGTGGTGTTGCAACAGATATGATGGTAATGGTTTCTTTGGCGATCGCTACTTTAAACCACGCACCTGGCTTGATGGGTTATACAAAATTGCAACAATATTTAATGGTGTTCCCAATGTCATTGGAATAAGCCTGAGGAATGAGCTGCGAGGACCTGGGAGGAATGATAGCATTTGGTACAA CTTCATGCAAAAAGGAGCAGAAGTGGTGCATGATGCAAACCCTAATGTTCTTGTAATTATCTCGGGTCATGATTTTGATAAAGACTTGAGAATGCTTAAGAACCAACCACTGCATGTTTCGTTCAAGGAGAAGCTTGTATTTGAGCTTCATTGGTACAGTTTCGCTGCTACTGATGGTTGGACGAATGGGAACCCCAACGA GGGCAGTTATTACTATAGAGGAAACATTATGGCAAGAAATGAAGGCTATGGAGTTTTGAATTGGGATTGGTCAGAAGTCCGGAACCCAAGTTTCATGCAGAGGCTTTCTGCTCTTCAGTCCCCTTTTCGAG GACCGGGGCTTTTTGATGATGAAGAGTATGATGTAATTTACCATCCACTCAAGGGATTGTGCATCCCTAAGAGTCCAGATGCACCACCAGTGGTTCCTGTTAAGCTAAGTTCTTGTGTCCAACCTGAAGCTTGGACCTATACACTTGAAAAGAATCTACAAATTAAGGATTCATACTACTGCTTACAAGCTGATGGAGAAGGTAAACCTGTCGAGTTCGGAACTGGTAGCAGTTGCAGAAGTCCGAGTGCTAAATGGGAGAGAATAACAACCTCCAAGTTCCATTTCTCAACAATTGTTGGCAATACTACCTTGTGCTTGGATATAGGCTCTGACAACACCATCATCACAAATAAATGCAAATGCTTAACTGGATCATGTGAACCTGCGAGTCAATGGTTCCATATCATCCCCAGTACCATACCTTATGATTTCTAA
- the LOC122093603 gene encoding glycosyl hydrolase 5 family protein-like: MGKFHTIFSLVVLLIIFQQVLALPTLPLHTNSRWIVDEDGKRVKLACVNWASHILMLAEGLSKQPLDKISKKIASMGFNCVRLTWPTFMVTNETLSSMTARESFQSVNLVESIAGLEVNNPSLVNMTVVQVLQEVVKNLGVNNVMVILDNHVSKPMWCCNKYDGNGFFGDRYFNPRVWLEGLNKIATMFKGVQNVIGMSLRNELRGPGTNIAAWYNFMQKGAEVVHTANPNILVILSGLDFDKDLRMLKNQSQVTVSFKEKLVFEIHWYSFAAPDDWKNGNPNDVCAAQVQVMKDQAYFLLDQGYPLFMGEWGINLAKDDVADNRFASCAFASIAELDLDWAWWSLMGSYYFREHIMALNEFYAVLNWDWSEVRNPSFMQRLSSVQSPFRGPGLSDHEQYDVIYHPLTGLCIPKSPEAPPTVPVKLGSCVQPEAWTYTPEKNLQIKDAYYCLQAEGEGKPVKFGTDTDCKSLNAQWERITNSKFHFSTMVNSTALCLDIDSNNTIVTTQCKCLTGGSCEPASQWFHIIPSTIRYDS, translated from the exons ATGGGGAAGTTCCATACCATTTTTTCCCTTGTAGTACTTTTGATCATCTTTCAGCAGGTGTTAGCTCTGCCAACATTGCCTCTTCATACAAATTCAAGATGGATTGTGGATGAAGATGGAAAAAGAGTGAAACTAGCTTGTGTGAATTGGGCTTCACACATTTTAATGTTGGCTGAGGGTCTCAGTAAACAGCCTTTGGATAAAATATCAAAGAAGATTGCATCCATGGGATTCAATTGTGTTAGGCTTACATGGCCAACATTCATGGTTACCAATGAGACCTTATCCTCTATGACTGCTCGTGAGTCCTTCCAGAGTGTCAACCTTGTTGAATCTATTGCTGGCTTGGAAGTCAATAATCCATCTTTGGTAAATATGACGGTTGTGCAAGTTCTCCAG GAAGTAGTTAAGAACCTTGGGGTGAACAATGTGATGGTCATATTGGACAACCATGTAAGCAAACCTATGTGGTGTTGCAACAAATATGATGGCAATGGCTTCTTTGGAGATCGCTACTTCAATCCAAGGGTATGGCTTGAGGGGTTAAACAAAATTGCCACAATGTTCAAAGGTGTTCAAAATGTCATCGGCATGAGCTTGAGGAATGAGTTGCGAGGACCAGGGACGAATATCGCGGCTTGGTACAA CTTCATGCAGAAAGGAGCAGAAGTAGTGCATACTGCAAACCCTAATATTCTTGTTATTCTCTCGGGACTTGACTTTGATAAAGACTTGAGAATGCTTAAGAATCAATCTCAAGTGACCGTTTCTTTCAAGGAGAAGCTTGTATTTGAGATTCATTGGTACAGTTTTGCTGCTCCTGATGATTGGAAGAATGGAAACCCTAATGATGTATGTGCAGCTCAAGTACAAGTTATGAAGGATCAAGCATACTTTCTATTAGATCAAGGATATCCACTCTTTATGGGTGAGTGGGGTATAAATCTAGCAAAAGATGATGTGGCTGATAATAGATTCGCGAGCTGTGCTTTCGCTTCTATAGCTGAACTAGACTTAGATTGGGCTTGGTGGTCACTTATGGGCAGTTATTACTTTAGAGAACATATTATGGCACTGAATGAATTCTATGCTGTTTTGAATTGGGACTGGTCAGAGGTTCGGAACCCAAGCTTCATGCAGAGGCTCTCTTCTGTGCAGTCTCCTTTCCGAG GTCCAGGTCTTTCTGATCATGAACAATATGATGTAATTTACCATCCACTCACGGGATTGTGTATCCCTAAAAGTCCAGAAGCACCTCCAACGGTGCCTGTCAAGCTAGGTTCTTGTGTTCAACCTGAAGCCTGGACCTACACGCCTGAAAAGAATCTACAGATTAAAGATGCGTACTACTGTTTACAAGCTGAAGGAGAAGGTAAGCCTGTCAAGTTTGGAACAGATACTGATTGCAAAAGCTTGAATGCCCAATGGGAGAGAATAACAAACTCCAAGTTCCACTTCTCAACAATGGTTAACAGTACTGCCTTGTGCTTGGATATAGACTCTAACAATACTATAGTCACAACACAATGCAAATGCTTGACTGGTGGATCATGTGAACCTGCAAGTCAGTGGTTCCATATTATCCCTAGTACCATACGTTATGATTCCTAA
- the LOC122094158 gene encoding auxin-responsive protein SAUR71-like yields the protein MKQLIRRLSRVADSSQYCLLRSESRAASRNRRSESFRIARDRRSGVPQGHLPVYVGEEMERFVVSAEFLHHPIFVELLKRSAQEYGYEQKGVLRIPCRVLVFERVLEALKDGDETRDLEELLRSFSSDFL from the coding sequence ATGAAGCAACTCATCCGACGCCTCTCTCGAGTAGCAGATTCATCGCAGTACTGTCTTCTCCGTTCAGAATCACGAGCAGCCTCCAGAAATCGCCGTTCCGAATCCTTCAGAATCGCCAGAGATCGCCGATCAGGCGTTCCTCAAGGGCATCTACCTGTGTACGTCGGTGAAGAGATGGAGCGATTTGTGGTCAGTGCGGAGTTCTTGCATCACCCGATCTTTGTGGAACTCCTCAAGAGATCAGCTCAAGAGTACGGTTACGAACAGAAAGGCGTCCTTAGGATCCCTTGTCGTGTCCTcgtctttgaacgagttcttgaagcTTTGAAAGATGGAGATGAAACCAGAGACCTTGAAGAGCTTCTCCGCTCTTTCTCTTCGGATTTTCTTTAA